In Panicum virgatum strain AP13 chromosome 4N, P.virgatum_v5, whole genome shotgun sequence, a single window of DNA contains:
- the LOC120671092 gene encoding protein OVEREXPRESSOR OF CATIONIC PEROXIDASE 3-like isoform X1 has translation MATVPLLAVLAAAPASAAPRTCISSASVPEPFLGTRARLRLRIAPRGVACALRRRPSKYKTKIQSEDKVVAAEDVVDGDDEDGALEALFKQLEKDLQNDDLSVDDDEDEISEEDMARFEKELAEAIEEVGSVDESAGDPLLSSADYGDDEQLGGSERPELKTWQLRRLARALKIGRRKTSVSCYIFTLSFSFLLLPSEISIAPFCRNRQSFRTQTIEVFHFMLQIKNLAGELGLDRALVIELLRNPPPKLLLMSDSLPDEAPSKPEVKEIEPPSSATVDEVDTTEIKPQEELPVHVMSAEWSARKRLKKVQLETLERVYLRSKRPTNTMISSIVQVTNLPRKTIVKWFEDRREQDGVPDHRVAFKRSLSETVSSS, from the exons ATGGCGACggtgccgctgctcgccgtgctcgccgccgccccggcctcggCCGCGCCGAGGACTTGCATCTCCAGCGCCTCAGTCCCCGAGCCCTTCCTCGGAACCCGCGCGCGTCTCCGCCTCCGCATCGCGCCGCGGGGCGTCGCCTGCGCCCTCCGCCGTAGGCCCTCCAAATACAAG ACTAAAATCCAGAGTGAGGATAAGGTGGTGGCTGCAGAAGATGTCGTGGACGGCGACGATGAGGATGGTGCATTGGAAGCACTTTTCAAGCAGCTGGAAAAAGATCTTCAGAATGATGATTTGTCTGTCGATGACGATGAGGATGAGATATCAGAAGAAGATATGGCCAGATTTGAAAAGGAGTTGGCAGAAGCAATTGAAGAAGTCGGTAGCGTTGATGAATCAGCAGGAGATCCATTACTGAGCTCTGCAGACTATGGTGATGATGAGCAACTAGGTGGGAGTGAACGACCGGAGCTGAAAACTTGGCAACTCAGGAGATTGGCTCGTGCGCTGAAAATAGGTCGGCGTAAAACTAGTGTAAGCTGCTATATATTCACTTTGAGTTTTTCTTTTCTACTTCTCCCTTCAGAAATCAGCATTGCACCCTTTTGTAGGAATAGGCAAAGCTTTAGAACTCAAACTATTGAGGTTTTCCATTTTATGTTGCAGATAAAGAATCTTGCAGGGGAGCTGGGCTTAGATAGGGCTTTGGTCATTGAACTGCTCCGCAATCCACCACCGAAACTTCTACTCATGTCTGATTCTTTGCCTGATGAAGCCCCTTCTAAGCCTGAAGTGAAGGAAATAGAACCCCCTAGTTCAGCCACAGTTGATGAGGTCGATACCACTGAAATTAAGCCGCAGGAGGAGCTTCCAGTTCATGTCATGAGTGCAGAATGGTCTGCACGGAAAAGACTGAAAAAGGTGCAACTTGAGACCTTGGAAAGAGTCTACTTGCGAAGTAAACGCCCCACG AATACAATGATAAGCAGCATAGTTCAAGTGACAAATCTTCCTCGAAAGACCATTGTTAAGTGGTTTGAGGATAGAAGGGAACAAGATGGAGTCCCTGACCATCGTGTTGCATTCAAGAGATCTCTATCTGAGACTGTATCTAGTTCATAA
- the LOC120671092 gene encoding protein OVEREXPRESSOR OF CATIONIC PEROXIDASE 3-like isoform X2, producing the protein MATVPLLAVLAAAPASAAPRTCISSASVPEPFLGTRARLRLRIAPRGVACALRRRPSKYKTKIQSEDKVVAAEDVVDGDDEDGALEALFKQLEKDLQNDDLSVDDDEDEISEEDMARFEKELAEAIEEVGSVDESAGDPLLSSADYGDDEQLGGSERPELKTWQLRRLARALKIGRRKTSIKNLAGELGLDRALVIELLRNPPPKLLLMSDSLPDEAPSKPEVKEIEPPSSATVDEVDTTEIKPQEELPVHVMSAEWSARKRLKKVQLETLERVYLRSKRPTNTMISSIVQVTNLPRKTIVKWFEDRREQDGVPDHRVAFKRSLSETVSSS; encoded by the exons ATGGCGACggtgccgctgctcgccgtgctcgccgccgccccggcctcggCCGCGCCGAGGACTTGCATCTCCAGCGCCTCAGTCCCCGAGCCCTTCCTCGGAACCCGCGCGCGTCTCCGCCTCCGCATCGCGCCGCGGGGCGTCGCCTGCGCCCTCCGCCGTAGGCCCTCCAAATACAAG ACTAAAATCCAGAGTGAGGATAAGGTGGTGGCTGCAGAAGATGTCGTGGACGGCGACGATGAGGATGGTGCATTGGAAGCACTTTTCAAGCAGCTGGAAAAAGATCTTCAGAATGATGATTTGTCTGTCGATGACGATGAGGATGAGATATCAGAAGAAGATATGGCCAGATTTGAAAAGGAGTTGGCAGAAGCAATTGAAGAAGTCGGTAGCGTTGATGAATCAGCAGGAGATCCATTACTGAGCTCTGCAGACTATGGTGATGATGAGCAACTAGGTGGGAGTGAACGACCGGAGCTGAAAACTTGGCAACTCAGGAGATTGGCTCGTGCGCTGAAAATAGGTCGGCGTAAAACTAGT ATAAAGAATCTTGCAGGGGAGCTGGGCTTAGATAGGGCTTTGGTCATTGAACTGCTCCGCAATCCACCACCGAAACTTCTACTCATGTCTGATTCTTTGCCTGATGAAGCCCCTTCTAAGCCTGAAGTGAAGGAAATAGAACCCCCTAGTTCAGCCACAGTTGATGAGGTCGATACCACTGAAATTAAGCCGCAGGAGGAGCTTCCAGTTCATGTCATGAGTGCAGAATGGTCTGCACGGAAAAGACTGAAAAAGGTGCAACTTGAGACCTTGGAAAGAGTCTACTTGCGAAGTAAACGCCCCACG AATACAATGATAAGCAGCATAGTTCAAGTGACAAATCTTCCTCGAAAGACCATTGTTAAGTGGTTTGAGGATAGAAGGGAACAAGATGGAGTCCCTGACCATCGTGTTGCATTCAAGAGATCTCTATCTGAGACTGTATCTAGTTCATAA